From one Sesamum indicum cultivar Zhongzhi No. 13 linkage group LG13, S_indicum_v1.0, whole genome shotgun sequence genomic stretch:
- the LOC105176474 gene encoding probable trehalose-phosphate phosphatase J, with product MTNQNVVVPDAKSGINMAITVAVSGSSLFSSAAQKPPAVPGTYITISKKKLLQNLDINTGARINAWVDSMRASSPTHIKSSSPHLSDDHHNSWTMHHPSALDMFEQITNASKGKQIVMFLDYDGTLSPIVDDPDRAFMSDSMRATVRKVARYFPTAIVSGRCRDKVYSFVRLAELYYAGSHGMDIKGPSKGSKYKKGAEAVLFQPASEYLPMIDEVYKALLEVTKDTPGAKVENNKFCLSVHFRCVDEKKWSELAKQVGSVLEMYPSLRLTQGRKVLEIRPTIKWDKGKALEFLLESLGYANCTDVFPVYIGDDRTDEDAFKVLRERGQGFGILVSKTPKDTNASYSLQEPSEVMAFLRRLVDWKKLSLRRQFRIRRRLEEMKMSL from the exons ATGACAAACCAAAATGTGGTGGTTCCCGATGCAAAATCCGGGATCAACATGGCGATAACGGTGGCGGTTTCAGGGTCCTCCCTCTTCAGCTCGGCGGCGCAGAAGCCTCCGGCGGTCCCGGGGACCTACATCACCATTTCAAAGAAGAAACTCCTCCAGAATCTCGACATCAACACCGGCGCAAGAATCAACGCCTGGGTCGATTCCATGAGAGCTTCCTCCCCCACACACATCAAATCTTCTTCACCCCATCTCTCCGATGACCACCACAACTCGTGGACC ATGCATCATCCATCAGCACTTGACATGTTCGAGCAGATAACAAATGCCTCAAAAGGAAAGCAAATCGTCATGTTCTTGGACTATGATGGCACACTCTCTCCCATAGTCGACGACCCAGATCGAGCCTTCATGTCCGACTCG ATGAGAGCAACAGTGAGGAAAGTTGCTAGATATTTTCCCACTGCCATAGTGAGTGGGAGGTGCAGAGACAAG GTGTATAGTTTTGTACGTTTGGCAGAGCTGTATTATGCTGGAAGCCATGGCATGGACATAAAAGGCCCATCAAAAGGTTCCAAATACAAGAAA GGTGCAGAAGCTGTTCTTTTCCAGCCAGCTAGTGAGTACCTCCCCATGATCGATGAG GTTTATAAAGCACTGTTGGAGGTGACTAAAGATACTCCAGGTGCTAAGGTGGAGAATAACAAGTTTTGTCTTTCTGTGCATTTCCGCTGCGTTGATGAAAAG AAATGGTCTGAATTGGCTAAACAAGTTGGATCAGTGTTGGAGATGTACCCTAGCCTCCGTCTCACTCAAGGCAGAAAG GTGCTGGAAATTCGTCCTACTATTAAATGGGACAAAGGGAAGGCTCTTGAGTTTCTTCTAGAGTCACTAG GGTATGCCAACTGCACCGATGTCTTTCCTGTTTACATTGGAGACGATCGAACAGATGAAGATGCGTTTAAG GTGTTAAGAGAGAGAGGTCAAGGATTTGGGATTCTTGTCTCAAAAACTCCCAAGGACACAAACGCTTCTTATTCGTTGCAAGAACCGTCTGAG GTGATGGCGTTTCTACGACGATTAGTAGATTGGAAGAAGCTGTCGTTAAGACGGCAATTCAGGATAAGAAGACGATTGGAGGAGATGAAGATGTCTTTATAG